The DNA region ATAGTTGCAGTCTCATTTAACATCCAAAGGGGTGCCTATCTGCCTCAACAGTTTAAGCCCTTCTGgctacacacacacacacagaagGCGCATCCTAATTGTCCATACCTCCTTGACCTCTTCAACATCATAGTAGGCCTTAGTGGGTATCCCCAACTCCTTAGGTTGGACATCAATAATCACCAAGACAGGATTTGGGACATAGCTGAAACACCAAAAGCAGTCAATCAATGGAATGAACTTCAAAATGACATGAAAAGCTAAATAAGAAATGAAACCCAAAAGAATCATACTTGTGGAATAATCTGTGAATGTCTAGATCATTTTCCCGTAATTTTGGGCCAGTGCTATACCAACCAACAACATGCTCCTTGGCTGCAACAGATCTCATAGGTTCAGAAATCCAGAGAAAGAATATAACTTCCCCGCATCCAAaacaagaaaggagaaataaataagaaattaaaattggCCAAGTTGAGAAAAGAGTTACCATTAATCCTTTTGAACATTGAAAACATTGATTCATGGTAGTTGTGGTCAAGGAACCATATACTCGGGTCCTTCTCATCTTCCTCAAAAGGCACtgaaaattgaataataataataataataatacggAAATTTAGGTCATGGAACCTAACAAATTGCCTTAAACCCAAACTCAACAGTCCTTAAagtaaaaccctaaaacccaaaatttaatcTCAAAAGGAGTAATCTTGCATGGATAAGAAGATAAGATTTCAGAAGACAGCATTACGAAATCAGAAATCAAAACAAAGCAGATCTAGAAGGAATTTCCAAGAAACCAAGGGGGAACCTGCATAGCTGTTGGTGACGTCAACGGTGCCTTTGAAGGAGGTGCCAAGAAGGACTCCGATGACGCGCTTACGGGTGTCTTTGGCGACGCGATTGTAGTTGTCCACGATACTGAGGAGAACCAAAGGGTGGACTATCACCTTCTCAATCGGCCGAGGCGATATTTGCTGTGTTTTGATCACGTCCATTTCTATTTTAGTCCTTTTCTCTCTCTGCCTTTTCTTCTTGCTTTGCCTTGCCTGCCTTGTTCTCTAATCTCTACTCTGTATTTCTTGCCGCAAAGGAAACCAAATAAACACCGAATCTTCTGCTTGGTTTGCAAAAACtggtttttaaaaatattgtgaaaaaaaaaatatgggtAAACCTCACCAAAAATTACTAAaccattactaaatttacattttaggatATTCaactttacaaaattattattaaattatttaaaatttttatttaaatcactaaattatttaaaaaattatttaagtcactaaaatatttttaaaaaattatttaaattattagattattaattttttttaaaaaatttcaagtagCGAACTCAAAGCAAAAATTTGATAATCGATAAGATAGATCAGTATTCATCGATAAGTAGAAGAACATTCTTTAAGTTCAAGTCGATTTGACAGTTAATGTcaaagattaaagaaaaaaactGTTTAGATTTTGATTCGCATATTGGTGGCATTTAAAGCTATTTCTTGAGAAAAATTGAACTTTAGAAGAATACAAACGGTGCGAATAGAGAAGGCCATATAACAACGATTTTAACAGCCCAGTGACTTAAACGAATACTTTTAAATAGTTGAATGACCATTTCGTAACTGTTGAAGTTGAGTGACAAAATGTAAAAGtactaatagtttagtaacattgatgcaatttacccaaaaaaatatagttttttagttttaagtgaaaatatcACCAAactattttctttgttattcaactatgaaaaattataaaatgatcattcaactatttgatttttttttcggtcacccaactattcaaaatttatcttttttaatcACCCGTTGTTAAATTATTAACCTAAATAATACTTGACAACTTCTAAAATTGGTATAATAGCAAttttaactctcaacatttatatattgtgcTAATTTAGTCttagtttcaaaaaaattaactctcaacatttacgcattgtataatttttttttagagttttacttttattaatgacactgaaaattagttttaaataaatgAGAAAGGATGAAAATTTATTATCTTGAGATTTTCAGGTgtatccatttttattatatttccaattaaatttagttgatttttaagattttagttgatagatttttttttagaCTTTTAGGTGGAAGAGAcacaaagaaaaggaaaatagaaaaaaagaaaaagaaaaagagaaagaccAAGTTATACAATATGTAAACGTTGATGGTTAACTTTTTAGAATCagaattaaattgatataatgtataaatgttgagggttaaaattgctattatattaattttaaaagctaaCACATCATCTCCCCATCAACCATTTAACGACTgataaccaaaaaagaaaaaattgaataattaaaaaatctattttataGCTTTTTGtagttgagtgacaaaaaaaaattactaattattGAGTGGCTGCAACTGTAATTTAGGCGCttaaattatgtaaatattaattttctatAATAGGATGCACTGctcatatatattaaaaaatattattatttaaacaatgacatattatttaaaattattgatgagaaaatatttgaaatatataaaaaaaaacttataaaaatatacttaagttttattttaaaatgcttttttataaaatttagatttttttaacattcttttaaaattatatttaatgtatataaaataaatataatctaaacttAGATGATTAGtaacaatattttcaaatatatataaacaaataaagaaTTGAATaagaataattcaaatatattttaaagaaaCATCTTAGAATTATTTGTCAAATTATTAACTATAAtaaaaaacaacataaatatattctatatttataaatgtataccaaatattaaatgaaataaataaaaaaaagtgataattaaataaatgaattcgCAAGttctaaataaaagaaaagaaaatatgtttCCGAAACAGAACTAAATACTTTCGTTTACTTTTTGTcaacaataaattttaaagaaatcaaaattattaattaacCAAATCATACCAATGGAGTGTAGGCTGTTGTCAATTGTCTCTTCACGCCTTGTTGCTTACAAAAGACATTGAATTCTGTAGAATTGAACTCCCCTCCTCTATCTGTTCTCAAGCACTTAATAAACTTTCCAATCTCTGTTTCTACAAGAGCCTTGAAATGCTTAAAGTGATAAATGTTTCCAACTTCTCCGAAAGAAAATAAATCCATGTTTTTCaagaaaaatcatcaacaaaacacaataagtacattttatggCTGCTAGAGGCAGGTATAATTGGGCCGCCAAGATCTGCATGAACTAGTTGTAATCTCTCTCTTGCTCTCCAGTGGCTCCTCTTGGGAATGGAAATCTAGTGTTGCTTGCCTTTCATGCATGCATCACATATGACATTTGTATCGCCAATTAGCGGCAATCCAATTGTCATTTCTTTACTTTATAAAGTATGCAAACTTTTTGATAAAGAATGAGATGAATGAATGCGTAAGCGAATtataaagtttgtcaaagtcgcgAATTTGACTTAGGACTCTACACGTTcggaaaaaatttgaatttttaatacaACCTGAAATGCaatcaaatccaagttagataaaacaattaaaataaataactaagataattaaaatagcATAATAAATCTACGATTAGAacaataaggaagaaaataaagaagatagatggaaagatagaacgtAGTATGTAGAAGTGCTAAGAAACattggaaacacgaagaatccacaactcccttcaaacggctctaattttccctccaagaaagaaaacttggcaagaaaaagtttgaagatgatccccacaatctgaaaagattgttaaaactcttctaaaagaaactcaagagaaattcttaaaaaaaagaaaactcaaagagaatttataaactcaaaagagaagttgaataataatgaattgtgtacaatgcaaaggcctatatataggctagctaaataaatctctTAAATATACTAGAATTCTAATTtaacctaaacaagaagtagttttgaactaaactttcttgttaacacaaaactcctaaataacttaaaatacttaataattataaaaaaattggaataaaataataataaaataataagagctgataaatacaatattgagctcatatataataaaaattaagcctaaaacctaaacacaatatgatttaaactcgaattaaaagcccaaaatttGTAATTCTTGTCATAGTCCCGTTCTTAAATTCTGCTCGCACAatcttcactaaaacggtcataacttgagctacCGAACTCAAAATAGAGTGATACAAAATGCGTTTCAAAgttaagagatagatcttcaaacaCCATGAGACATCTCAACCCAGAAATTCCagaatcccatccaaaaagtcatcaCAAGTCTACTGATTTCTAAAGCTTGAAAATTGACAGTTtcggtgaatggaatttaataaatttcaccccatccgtgcatgtatcatttCCCCTTTTCTCAAAAAGATTCATCTTTCAATCTTGTCTTTGATTAAACACTGATTTGATTTGTTTAGCCTTTAACATTgttgttgggccttgaggtagtgtgagCCCATCACATTTATGGGTTTGAAATTGGGCTTTGAGACTCGCATCACCTTTATAGCTAAGATGAACATAACGATGATGCCAGAGCTTGGACTGGTCTATGGTATTGATTAGCAAACACTTTTCTTCTTTTATAGTGATAGGTGAATCGACAATCAACTTAAACATCCTGTTTACAGTCATGTTGGATTCTGCCATTTTTCCTTTTTGTGGATGATAAATGCTACACATACCATCTTTAAACAGTAGTTCCAAACCATTTTCTTGCAACTGACCCACGTTCAAAAGATTGTTTTTAAGTTCAAGCACATAATACACATTACCAATAACAAATCTGATGCCTTGCAAAAACAACTTCACATCTTCCTTTCCAATCACCTTCATTTTTGTATTGTTTCCAAGCTTTACAACATGAGATAAAGTAGTATCCAAGTTTGAAAACATACCTTGATTCTCACACATGTGATCTGAGCATCTTGAATGTAAAAACCACACATCACTTCTCTCGTCTTCATGGGGCTCCTCATATGCTATTAACAGCAAAACATATTCATCTTCCTTTTCTACCTCAGCATAATTTGCTTCCTTATTCCATCTTGGACATTCATACTGAAAATCTCCTAAATTGTGACATTTATAACTTTCAACTGTTTCCTTGTTGAAGGTTGCTCTTGCTCTTCCTTGATCTCTGCCTCTAGACGATATTCCTCTACCCCTTATTCCAAATCCTGAATCTACCTTCAAAATTTGATCCTCATCCTCACTACACACCTTTCGAAACTTCTATTCATGTAACACAAATGAACTCTGTAATTCATCAACGAACATGTTATCAGTATTCTTTTATTCCTTGATGGACACCACAACATATGTGAACTTCTCTACTAAAGTTCATGGAATCTTCTCAACAATCTTTGAATCAGACATATTTTCTCTAATGCTCCAAATCTTGTTCGAAACTGTCATCACTCTTGCAAAATACTCAGTGATGGTTTCATCTTTCCTTATTGACAACCTTGAATTCCCTTCTTAGTGAATTAAGAAGAGATTTCTTTACGCTGTCATTCCTCTCAGAATTCCGTTTCATCGAATCCTAAACACTCTTGGCTGTAATACGATCCAAGATTTGTTCAAAGATAGTACGATCAAGTACTTGGAAATGATAATGTTTGACCTGATAATCCTTGGTTTTGGCATCATCGAGCAAATTTTCTGTGCCTTTGTTAGTATCGTCCCATCTACCGACCTTTTGAAACTATTTTCACCAAACTCCACAAACCCTTTTCTCTAAATAGGTTATCTATCAATTCACTCCAATGGTCGTAGTGACTGTCGAAGTGAGGGATCTTCGTTAGAGTCTTGTCGTCGTTCATACTCTCAGTATATGCTCTCTGGAAGAATGCTACTTTTTCTAACTTCTACAGACCCAGTGGGGGCACTAATACCAAAATTGTTAGATATTAAAAATTATTGCAAAAAATAACACATAACAATCTTAAGCATGATTTATTGAAGAACAAAATAGGCTTTTATAAAGCCACACGAGTAACAAACTAATCGAAAATTCAACTTACTAAGCACTTATTTAGCTAACTACCAAGACTAATTCAAACTAGCTAAAAATACTCTAACAAACATTGAAGAATATCTCTTGAAACAACCAAAATCTTCCAACAATCATGACCACGCAGCCTCAACATGCAGTATTCACCCTAACCATATTAAATTACAACATTAGTTAAAATcttccaattaaataaaaaattacgtGCAACTGTCATATATACTtgtgaatataaaataaaatatttgtttacCGATACATTAATTATCCTTGCTGTGTGATCACTTGCTCTAATCAAAGAATCTATTTTGATATCtgcacaaataattaaaattttaatcatcgacttaataaataaacaatatacaAATAACAACAACATTTTTTTCTACCCTGTTTTCGTAATTAactttttatatacat from Gossypium hirsutum isolate 1008001.06 chromosome A04, Gossypium_hirsutum_v2.1, whole genome shotgun sequence includes:
- the LOC107930152 gene encoding 26S proteasome non-ATPase regulatory subunit 7 homolog A isoform X2, with amino-acid sequence MDVIKTQQISPRPIEKVIVHPLVLLSIVDNYNRVAKDTRKRVIGVLLGTSFKGTVDVTNSYAVPFEEDEKDPSIWFLDHNYHESMFSMFKRINAKEHVVGWYSTGPKLRENDLDIHRLFHNYVPNPVLVIIDVQPKELGIPTKAYYDVEEVKENATQKSQKDITLVVKITPFSLANSSETLA
- the LOC107930152 gene encoding 26S proteasome non-ATPase regulatory subunit 7 homolog B isoform X1 translates to MDVIKTQQISPRPIEKVIVHPLVLLSIVDNYNRVAKDTRKRVIGVLLGTSFKGTVDVTNSYAVPFEEDEKDPSIWFLDHNYHESMFSMFKRINAKEHVVGWYSTGPKLRENDLDIHRLFHNYVPNPVLVIIDVQPKELGIPTKAYYDVEEVKENATQKSQKVFVHVPSEIAAHEVEEIAVKHLLRDVKDTTISTLATEVTGKLTALKGLDARLREIRGYLDLVIDEKLPLNHEILYHLQLN